The proteins below are encoded in one region of Coffea arabica cultivar ET-39 chromosome 4c, Coffea Arabica ET-39 HiFi, whole genome shotgun sequence:
- the LOC113738661 gene encoding WRKY transcription factor 72A-like isoform X2 has product MDMEAAYGGNSVKKEDQEKKAESIGDEDCCTEEVLHKVGNGRRAQDDKINQSSPNRKDFTSSIQGSFMPNMEMSSSEFNSNVSSSALAGRADLLKSTKAEMGEVMEENQKLRMHLDRVMKEYRALQMQFHDMVQQEPNKSSSTISTHRETGEPELVSLSLGMSSSDGKKDDYFSRKTHGKEKVDNDADDKEVLALGLDCKFELPKYQENEPSPTPSLEASSGEVKEEEGGKTWPPKNSLKNVRNEEDEVSQQTSVKRARVSVRVRCDTPTMNDGCQWRKYGQKTAKGNPCPRAYYRCTVAPNCPVRKQVQRYAEDMSILTTTYEGTHNHPLPISATAMASTTSAAASMLISGSTTSTSGLSPSVASILSSASFNGLNFYLSDNTKPTPIYLPNSSLSSSSSCPTITLDLTTSSNASSHPSKLGSFPPRSYSTIQNLNFSSLESNALPLSWSNGVLGYGTQAQPYNKNQNIGSLNFGRQLQEAHYQSYLQKNNSISNSSTQQSLPAETLAAATKAITSDPSFQSALAAALTSIIGPGTSSTARVVGSQTAADESGHNLKLIDQSFPILSSFPPSTSTVNKCASTFLSSSNPPSSANSQPGSLMFLSPSLSFPTPNNNSTSNE; this is encoded by the exons ATGGATATGGAGGCTGCTTATGGAGGTAATTCAGTCAAGAAGGAAGATCAGGAGAAGAAAGCTGAATCAATTGGTGATGAAGATTGTTGTACAGAAGAGGTTCTCCATAAG GTTGGAAATGGAAGAAGAGCTCAGGACGATAAAATAAATCAATCCTCGCCAAATCGAAAGGATTTTACAAGTAGCATACAG GGCTCTTTCATGCCTAACATGGAAATGTCATCCTCAGAATTCAACTCAAATGTATCTTCTTCAGCCCTAGCGGGGCGG GCTGATCTTCTAAAGTCAACAAAAGCTGAAATGGGAGAAGTGATGGAAGAAAATCAAAAGCTGAGAATGCACTTAGATCGAGTGATGAAGGAGTATCGGGCCCTTCAGATGCAGTTCCACGACATGGTTCAGCAAGAACCAAACAAATCTAGTAGTACAATAAGCACTCATCGAGAAACTGGAGAACCAGAGCTAGTCTCCCTAAGTCTGGGAATGAGTTCGAGTGATGGGAAGAAAGACGATTATTTTTCCAGAAAAACCCATGGGAAAGAAAAGGTTGATAACGATGCTGATGATAAAGAAGTGTTGGCTCTTGGATTGGACTGCAAGTTTGAATTgccaaaatatcaagaaaatgagcCTTCACCTACTCCCAGCCTGGAGGCTAGCTCAGGAGAAGTTAAGGAAGAAGAAGGTGGTAAAACATGGCCACCAAAAAATAGCCTCAAGAAtgtaagaaatgaagaagatgaGGTTTCCCAACAAACCTCTGTCAAAAGAGCTAGGGTTTCTGTGAGAGTCCGATGTGACACCCCAACG ATGAACGATGGATGTCAATGGAGGAAATATGGGCAGAAGACTGCAAAAGGAAATCCATGCCCTAGAGCTTATTATCGTTGTACAGTTGCCCCCAACTGCCCAGTAAGAAAGCAG GTGCAAAGATATGCTGAGGACATGTCCATTTTGACAACCACATATGAAGGAACACACAACCATCCACTTCCCATCTCTGCCACAGCAATGGCTTCCACCACTTCGGCTGCCGCTTCCATGCTAATCTCCGGCTCGACAACCTCCACTTCCGGCCTATCTCCTTCCGTAGCCTCGATTTTGTCCTCCGCTAGCTTCAATGGACTAAACTTTTACCTCTCAGATAATACAAAGCCAACGCCAATTTACCTGCCAAATTCTTCACtctcatcatcatcttcatgtCCAACAATCACCCTAGACCTCACTACGAGCTCAAATGCTTCATCCCATCCAAGCAAACTAGGCAGTTTTCCTCCTAGATCATATTCTACAATACAGAATCTCAACTTCAGCTCACTTGAATCCAATGCATTACCTCTCTCATGGAGCAATGGGGTCCTTGGCTATGGAACTCAAGCTCAACCCTACAACAAAAACCAAAATATTGGTTCCCTAAACTTCGGAAGACAGCTTCAAGAAGCCCATTATCAATCTTATTTACAAAAGAACAATTCTATATCGAACTCTTCTACACAGCAATCTCTACCAGCAGAAACCCTTGCTGCTGCAACTAAAGCAATCACGTCAGACCCTAGCTTCCAATCTGCATTAGCAGCTGCTCTCACGTCCATCATTGGCCCCGGTACCAGTAGCACAGCCAGAGTTGTAGGAAGCCAGACTGCAGCAGATGAATCCGGCCATAACTTGAAGCTGATTGATCAGTCATTTCCTATTCTTTCTAGCTTCCCACCATCCACTTCAACTGTCAATAAATGTGCTTCAACCTTTCTCAGTTCTTCCAACCCACCATCTTCAGCGAATTCTCAGCCTGGAAGCTTGATGTTTTTATCACCTTCATTGTCATTCCCTACTCCCAACAACAACTCTACATCCAAT GAATAa
- the LOC113738661 gene encoding WRKY transcription factor 72A-like isoform X1, translated as MDMEAAYGGNSVKKEDQEKKAESIGDEDCCTEEVLHKVGNGRRAQDDKINQSSPNRKDFTSSIQGSFMPNMEMSSSEFNSNVSSSALAGRADLLKSTKAEMGEVMEENQKLRMHLDRVMKEYRALQMQFHDMVQQEPNKSSSTISTHRETGEPELVSLSLGMSSSDGKKDDYFSRKTHGKEKVDNDADDKEVLALGLDCKFELPKYQENEPSPTPSLEASSGEVKEEEGGKTWPPKNSLKNVRNEEDEVSQQTSVKRARVSVRVRCDTPTMNDGCQWRKYGQKTAKGNPCPRAYYRCTVAPNCPVRKQVQRYAEDMSILTTTYEGTHNHPLPISATAMASTTSAAASMLISGSTTSTSGLSPSVASILSSASFNGLNFYLSDNTKPTPIYLPNSSLSSSSSCPTITLDLTTSSNASSHPSKLGSFPPRSYSTIQNLNFSSLESNALPLSWSNGVLGYGTQAQPYNKNQNIGSLNFGRQLQEAHYQSYLQKNNSISNSSTQQSLPAETLAAATKAITSDPSFQSALAAALTSIIGPGTSSTARVVGSQTAADESGHNLKLIDQSFPILSSFPPSTSTVNKCASTFLSSSNPPSSANSQPGSLMFLSPSLSFPTPNNNSTSNVRLH; from the exons ATGGATATGGAGGCTGCTTATGGAGGTAATTCAGTCAAGAAGGAAGATCAGGAGAAGAAAGCTGAATCAATTGGTGATGAAGATTGTTGTACAGAAGAGGTTCTCCATAAG GTTGGAAATGGAAGAAGAGCTCAGGACGATAAAATAAATCAATCCTCGCCAAATCGAAAGGATTTTACAAGTAGCATACAG GGCTCTTTCATGCCTAACATGGAAATGTCATCCTCAGAATTCAACTCAAATGTATCTTCTTCAGCCCTAGCGGGGCGG GCTGATCTTCTAAAGTCAACAAAAGCTGAAATGGGAGAAGTGATGGAAGAAAATCAAAAGCTGAGAATGCACTTAGATCGAGTGATGAAGGAGTATCGGGCCCTTCAGATGCAGTTCCACGACATGGTTCAGCAAGAACCAAACAAATCTAGTAGTACAATAAGCACTCATCGAGAAACTGGAGAACCAGAGCTAGTCTCCCTAAGTCTGGGAATGAGTTCGAGTGATGGGAAGAAAGACGATTATTTTTCCAGAAAAACCCATGGGAAAGAAAAGGTTGATAACGATGCTGATGATAAAGAAGTGTTGGCTCTTGGATTGGACTGCAAGTTTGAATTgccaaaatatcaagaaaatgagcCTTCACCTACTCCCAGCCTGGAGGCTAGCTCAGGAGAAGTTAAGGAAGAAGAAGGTGGTAAAACATGGCCACCAAAAAATAGCCTCAAGAAtgtaagaaatgaagaagatgaGGTTTCCCAACAAACCTCTGTCAAAAGAGCTAGGGTTTCTGTGAGAGTCCGATGTGACACCCCAACG ATGAACGATGGATGTCAATGGAGGAAATATGGGCAGAAGACTGCAAAAGGAAATCCATGCCCTAGAGCTTATTATCGTTGTACAGTTGCCCCCAACTGCCCAGTAAGAAAGCAG GTGCAAAGATATGCTGAGGACATGTCCATTTTGACAACCACATATGAAGGAACACACAACCATCCACTTCCCATCTCTGCCACAGCAATGGCTTCCACCACTTCGGCTGCCGCTTCCATGCTAATCTCCGGCTCGACAACCTCCACTTCCGGCCTATCTCCTTCCGTAGCCTCGATTTTGTCCTCCGCTAGCTTCAATGGACTAAACTTTTACCTCTCAGATAATACAAAGCCAACGCCAATTTACCTGCCAAATTCTTCACtctcatcatcatcttcatgtCCAACAATCACCCTAGACCTCACTACGAGCTCAAATGCTTCATCCCATCCAAGCAAACTAGGCAGTTTTCCTCCTAGATCATATTCTACAATACAGAATCTCAACTTCAGCTCACTTGAATCCAATGCATTACCTCTCTCATGGAGCAATGGGGTCCTTGGCTATGGAACTCAAGCTCAACCCTACAACAAAAACCAAAATATTGGTTCCCTAAACTTCGGAAGACAGCTTCAAGAAGCCCATTATCAATCTTATTTACAAAAGAACAATTCTATATCGAACTCTTCTACACAGCAATCTCTACCAGCAGAAACCCTTGCTGCTGCAACTAAAGCAATCACGTCAGACCCTAGCTTCCAATCTGCATTAGCAGCTGCTCTCACGTCCATCATTGGCCCCGGTACCAGTAGCACAGCCAGAGTTGTAGGAAGCCAGACTGCAGCAGATGAATCCGGCCATAACTTGAAGCTGATTGATCAGTCATTTCCTATTCTTTCTAGCTTCCCACCATCCACTTCAACTGTCAATAAATGTGCTTCAACCTTTCTCAGTTCTTCCAACCCACCATCTTCAGCGAATTCTCAGCCTGGAAGCTTGATGTTTTTATCACCTTCATTGTCATTCCCTACTCCCAACAACAACTCTACATCCAATGtgagattgcattaa